In Niallia sp. FSL W8-0635, one genomic interval encodes:
- the pucD gene encoding xanthine dehydrogenase subunit D: MVLDITSAGARWKIRRDGEPKVTGRLKYLTDMSFPQMLYGTVLRSEHPHAKIESIDTKEAEELPGVASVITYRDVPGLNGFGIVIQDQPVLCEDKVRYVGDAVAAVAAETKEIAQKAISLIKVKYTPLQPVTDPEEALRDTTIKLHKDGNLLHQAAFQKGERQIEKSFKDCAFIVEEIYHTPRQMHAYMETEGGVAVPGSDGGITVYAPTQHGFKDQLQLSRILSIPPEKIRIISSPIGGSFGGKDELNIQPYITILALKTKRPVKIHQSRRVSIKAGLKRHPMKIYMKTGTDTGGKLLAHQVKIFADTGAYATLGPAVLDFAVEHSAGPYRIENVDVKGYSIYTNNGVAGEFRGFGGNQITFALETQIERLAEKIGISSTEFRMKNLRQTEDPGPVEQPIVPTDGAKAVLTELIKSPILQKKTDLNAGMDWKLKGRGYSITMHGGGLGYGRPDPSGARLSLNEEGKLEVSFGFEECGQGLISTIDMIMTETFNCDTNDVEITIGDTAKVPHSGSSTASRATNMVWLGVNKLKAPFIEKVLAGAEKQTNVSSEKLSLGKNGIWIYEEEKEEKLLLTYKELASSMDELPSVTTSYHFPTTPQSIDGGHFLYTFAGVAVEVEVDLLTGRVAVTKMDHVISAGPVVNPMGYLGQIEGGANMGLGFTLMEDAAMENGRYMTENLDTYLIPTILDIPKETKVFAIEDLVSGDTYGPRGVGEIGTVAVAPAIVSAIHDATGMWLNKLPIQADTILKAVEQKILSR, from the coding sequence ATGGTTCTTGATATAACTAGTGCAGGCGCCAGATGGAAAATCCGACGAGACGGCGAACCAAAAGTAACAGGGAGACTCAAATATTTAACCGATATGTCTTTCCCGCAAATGCTGTATGGAACGGTGCTTAGAAGCGAGCATCCCCATGCCAAGATTGAATCCATCGATACAAAAGAAGCAGAAGAGTTACCAGGTGTCGCTTCCGTTATTACGTATAGAGATGTTCCTGGATTAAATGGTTTTGGCATTGTCATACAGGATCAACCCGTTCTTTGCGAAGATAAAGTGAGATATGTAGGGGATGCCGTTGCAGCTGTAGCCGCTGAAACAAAGGAAATAGCTCAAAAGGCAATCTCATTAATCAAAGTAAAGTATACACCATTACAACCGGTAACAGATCCGGAAGAGGCGTTAAGAGACACTACAATTAAATTACATAAAGATGGCAATCTACTTCATCAGGCTGCTTTTCAGAAGGGAGAACGGCAGATAGAAAAGAGTTTTAAAGACTGTGCATTTATCGTTGAAGAAATATACCATACACCAAGGCAAATGCATGCGTATATGGAGACAGAAGGCGGAGTAGCTGTTCCTGGTAGTGATGGCGGAATTACCGTTTATGCACCGACACAGCATGGGTTTAAAGATCAATTACAGCTTTCTAGAATTCTTTCTATTCCACCAGAAAAAATCCGTATTATTTCAAGTCCAATTGGAGGTTCCTTCGGAGGAAAGGATGAACTGAATATACAGCCTTATATCACCATCCTGGCCTTAAAAACAAAACGACCGGTAAAGATTCATCAATCAAGAAGAGTTTCTATTAAAGCGGGCTTAAAAAGACATCCAATGAAAATATATATGAAGACAGGAACCGATACAGGAGGAAAGCTACTTGCACATCAAGTGAAAATTTTCGCGGATACAGGTGCTTACGCCACTTTAGGTCCGGCTGTTTTAGATTTCGCTGTAGAGCATAGCGCTGGTCCTTATCGTATAGAGAATGTGGATGTAAAGGGGTATTCCATTTACACAAATAACGGAGTCGCCGGTGAATTTAGAGGATTTGGCGGAAATCAAATAACGTTTGCTTTAGAAACACAGATAGAGCGTTTAGCAGAAAAAATTGGTATATCCTCAACGGAATTCCGCATGAAAAATTTGCGTCAAACAGAGGATCCTGGACCAGTTGAACAACCCATAGTTCCTACAGATGGGGCAAAAGCTGTTCTAACAGAACTTATCAAGTCACCCATTCTTCAAAAGAAAACAGATTTGAATGCCGGAATGGATTGGAAGCTTAAAGGAAGAGGATACAGCATTACGATGCATGGCGGAGGTCTTGGCTATGGAAGACCAGATCCATCAGGTGCACGCTTATCTTTAAATGAAGAAGGAAAGCTAGAGGTTTCCTTTGGTTTTGAAGAATGTGGGCAAGGTTTGATTTCAACAATTGATATGATTATGACAGAAACCTTTAACTGTGACACAAATGATGTTGAAATAACGATTGGCGATACCGCAAAAGTGCCTCATTCTGGGTCATCGACTGCCTCGAGAGCGACAAATATGGTGTGGTTAGGGGTAAATAAATTAAAAGCTCCATTTATAGAAAAAGTTCTAGCTGGAGCAGAGAAACAAACAAATGTATCGTCAGAAAAACTTTCTCTTGGTAAAAATGGAATTTGGATTTATGAAGAAGAGAAGGAAGAAAAGCTTTTACTAACCTATAAAGAATTAGCATCATCAATGGATGAGCTTCCATCTGTTACTACCAGTTATCATTTTCCAACTACTCCCCAATCCATTGATGGAGGACATTTTTTATATACTTTCGCAGGTGTAGCAGTAGAAGTAGAGGTGGATCTCTTAACAGGAAGAGTAGCTGTAACGAAAATGGATCATGTCATTTCGGCGGGACCGGTTGTCAATCCGATGGGCTATTTAGGTCAAATTGAAGGTGGAGCAAATATGGGATTAGGATTCACGCTTATGGAAGACGCGGCAATGGAAAATGGGCGATATATGACCGAAAACCTGGATACTTATTTAATTCCGACTATTTTAGATATCCCGAAGGAAACGAAAGTATTTGCAATAGAGGACTTAGTTAGTGGAGATACATATGGTCCAAGAGGAGTAGGAGAAATAGGCACGGTTGCAGTTGCACCAGCTATCGTTTCCGCGATACATGACGCTACTGGTATGTGGTTAAATAAATTGCCTATACAAGCAGATACGATATTAAAGGCGGTTGAACAGAAGATTTTAAGCAGATAG
- a CDS encoding (2Fe-2S)-binding protein, translating into MDANKLIEKTTSFKVNGKQIELTLPPTYRLVDILRDSLSLTGTKVACEVGRCGACSVIMNGKLVNSCLIMAYQMEDAEIFTIESLSEERLHPIQEAFLQAGALQCGYCTPGMIIALKSLLDEEEQPSKEDVLTALSGNLCRCTGYEGILRAVDLLTKKRHETIGEGKE; encoded by the coding sequence ATGGATGCCAATAAATTAATAGAAAAAACAACAAGCTTTAAAGTCAACGGTAAACAAATAGAGTTAACGCTCCCTCCAACGTATCGCCTTGTTGACATACTTCGTGATTCTTTATCGCTGACAGGTACTAAAGTAGCTTGTGAGGTCGGTAGATGTGGAGCATGTTCGGTAATCATGAACGGCAAACTGGTTAACTCCTGTTTAATTATGGCATACCAAATGGAAGATGCAGAAATTTTCACAATCGAAAGCTTATCAGAAGAGAGACTGCATCCAATCCAAGAGGCTTTTTTGCAGGCAGGTGCACTTCAATGTGGTTATTGTACCCCTGGTATGATTATAGCGTTAAAATCTTTACTAGATGAAGAGGAACAACCTTCAAAAGAGGATGTGTTAACAGCCTTATCAGGAAACCTTTGTCGGTGCACCGGCTATGAGGGCATTTTGAGAGCAGTTGATCTTTTAACAAAAAAGAGGCATGAAACAATTGGGGAAGGAAAGGAATGA
- the uraD gene encoding 2-oxo-4-hydroxy-4-carboxy-5-ureidoimidazoline decarboxylase, producing MYSLEEINAMNRQEFIEKIGWVFEHSPWIANKTWDYRPFPSLHELYQLMVQVVKEAHMEDQLDLIRAHPDLGGKLKMTDSSVKEQKGAGLDSLTAEEYLEFAALNKAYSEKYGFPFILAVKGHTKESIYKAMKERIKASKEQEFQTALTQIFAISKFRLDDIVKLETKGQGA from the coding sequence ATGTATTCGTTGGAAGAAATTAATGCAATGAATCGACAGGAGTTTATTGAAAAAATAGGCTGGGTATTTGAGCATAGTCCTTGGATTGCCAATAAGACTTGGGATTATCGCCCTTTTCCTAGTTTACATGAACTCTATCAATTAATGGTACAGGTAGTAAAAGAGGCTCATATGGAAGATCAGTTAGACTTAATTCGAGCTCATCCTGATTTAGGAGGGAAGTTGAAAATGACTGATTCGTCTGTAAAAGAGCAAAAAGGGGCAGGGCTAGACTCACTCACAGCGGAAGAATATTTGGAATTTGCGGCATTAAACAAAGCGTATTCTGAAAAATATGGATTCCCCTTTATATTAGCAGTGAAGGGGCATACAAAGGAAAGTATTTATAAAGCGATGAAGGAACGAATAAAGGCTTCTAAGGAGCAGGAATTTCAAACGGCATTGACCCAAATATTCGCTATATCAAAATTCCGCTTAGATGATATCGTCAAACTAGAAACAAAAGGACAAGGTGCATAA
- the uraH gene encoding hydroxyisourate hydrolase — protein MKTGITTHVLDVTLGKPGAEIKVELWKITDTTRTFIANGITNDDGRIDTVLLEKVEDGEFELVFFVKEYFQRVEVENNFLTTIPIRFNTDKAQSHYHIPLLLSGWGYQTYRGS, from the coding sequence ATGAAAACAGGAATTACAACCCATGTATTAGATGTAACACTGGGAAAACCGGGGGCGGAAATAAAAGTAGAGTTATGGAAAATAACCGATACAACTAGAACTTTCATTGCAAATGGTATAACAAATGATGATGGCAGAATAGATACGGTATTATTAGAAAAAGTGGAAGATGGGGAATTTGAATTAGTATTTTTTGTAAAAGAGTATTTTCAGAGAGTAGAAGTGGAAAATAACTTTTTAACAACCATTCCTATTCGTTTTAATACGGATAAAGCACAAAGTCATTATCACATTCCTTTATTATTATCTGGTTGGGGATATCAGACCTATCGAGGGAGCTGA
- a CDS encoding allantoinase gives MKYDLVIKNGIIVREEELTKADVGIKNGKIVEIDIFINQSEANHTIEADGLYLFPGVIDSHVHFNEPGRSEWEGLATGSKSLAAGGATLFFDMPLNSHPPTTTEEAFHQKNEIAKEKSIIDYRLWGGVVPGNLDELEKLARCGVIGFKAFMSNSGIEDFQSADDRTLLLAMKKIAALHSILAVHAESDTITEFLGKEINSQTENIGLAFSNARPIFSEIEAVQRIIAYADATKCKVHIVHISSAQVLKPIVEAKQRGIDISVETCPHYLSLTVDDLEKLGAVAKCAPPLRSKQEVDNLWEAIAKDEIDVIGSDHSPSLPSMKNGNLLEAWGGISGCQTSLSVLLEEGYWQRGIPLETIAKITSTNPAKRFGLYPNKGSVSVGSDADIAIVDINEKFTLKQEDLFYKNKLSPYIGKTFRGRGKVTISRGNVVYSAMEDSQTHTSI, from the coding sequence ATGAAATATGATTTAGTCATTAAAAATGGAATTATTGTCAGGGAAGAAGAGTTAACTAAAGCAGATGTTGGGATAAAAAATGGAAAAATAGTAGAAATAGATATATTTATTAATCAGAGTGAGGCAAATCATACGATTGAAGCAGATGGTCTATATTTGTTTCCAGGTGTGATTGATTCCCATGTACATTTCAATGAGCCAGGAAGAAGCGAGTGGGAAGGATTGGCAACGGGAAGTAAAAGCTTAGCGGCAGGAGGGGCTACATTATTCTTTGATATGCCATTAAATAGTCATCCGCCGACAACAACGGAAGAAGCTTTTCACCAAAAGAATGAAATTGCTAAAGAGAAATCCATCATTGATTATCGTTTATGGGGCGGTGTAGTACCCGGCAATTTAGATGAACTAGAAAAGCTTGCTCGTTGCGGAGTAATTGGCTTTAAAGCCTTTATGTCCAATAGTGGGATAGAAGATTTTCAAAGTGCAGATGATCGTACGCTATTGCTAGCAATGAAAAAAATCGCAGCCCTACATAGTATTTTAGCTGTCCATGCGGAAAGTGATACCATTACTGAATTTTTAGGGAAAGAGATTAATAGTCAAACTGAAAATATAGGTCTAGCTTTTTCGAATGCTAGACCAATATTTTCAGAAATAGAAGCAGTTCAACGCATTATCGCCTATGCAGATGCAACAAAATGTAAAGTGCATATTGTTCATATCAGCAGTGCACAAGTTTTGAAGCCGATAGTAGAAGCAAAGCAAAGAGGCATTGATATTAGTGTAGAAACTTGTCCCCACTATTTATCGTTAACAGTTGATGACTTAGAAAAACTCGGAGCTGTCGCAAAATGCGCTCCACCATTACGCTCAAAGCAGGAAGTGGATAACCTATGGGAAGCAATCGCAAAGGATGAGATAGACGTGATTGGTTCTGATCATTCCCCTTCTTTGCCTTCTATGAAAAATGGAAATCTACTAGAAGCATGGGGTGGTATTTCTGGCTGTCAGACCTCTCTTTCCGTTTTATTAGAAGAAGGCTATTGGCAAAGGGGGATTCCATTAGAAACCATTGCGAAAATAACAAGTACTAATCCAGCAAAAAGATTTGGGTTATATCCAAATAAAGGAAGTGTTTCTGTAGGAAGTGATGCGGATATTGCGATAGTCGATATAAATGAAAAATTTACGTTAAAACAGGAAGATTTATTTTATAAAAATAAATTAAGTCCTTATATCGGAAAAACTTTTCGTGGAAGAGGAAAAGTAACGATAAGTAGGGGAAACGTTGTTTATTCAGCAATGGAAGATAGTCAAACGCACACTTCCATCTAA
- the purT gene encoding formate-dependent phosphoribosylglycinamide formyltransferase, with amino-acid sequence MVGAPNTSQARKIMLLGSGELGKEVIIEAQRLGIETIAVDRYDSAPASQVAHRSYTVDMLDGDQLKSVIEKEKPDYIVPEIEAIATTTLLELEKEGYTVVPTANATYLTMDREGIRRLASETLKLPTAKYAFANNIEELEEAVHTIGFPCVIKPVMSSSGKGQSICRTEEEIESSWKEAVDGGRGKKTRVIVEEFIAFESEITLLTVRSVSGTTYCPPIGHTQKDGDYIESWQPHFMSAEQLAEAEEIAKKITDSLGGYGLFGVELFLTANGVYFSEVSPRPHDTGMVTMITQDLSEFALHVRAILGYPITGVKLYAPGASKTVKATKESETYVITGIKEALSVENTQIRVFGKPKTTKGRRMAVVLHTNETVELALDGVRKAAEPLAISYTL; translated from the coding sequence GTGGTAGGAGCACCAAATACTTCACAAGCAAGAAAAATCATGTTATTAGGTTCTGGGGAATTAGGCAAAGAAGTAATCATTGAAGCACAGCGTTTAGGAATTGAAACAATTGCTGTTGACCGTTATGATTCCGCACCGGCGAGTCAAGTTGCACATCGCTCGTATACAGTAGATATGCTGGATGGTGATCAATTAAAATCGGTAATCGAGAAAGAAAAGCCAGATTATATTGTTCCTGAAATTGAGGCAATTGCTACTACTACTCTATTAGAATTAGAGAAAGAAGGCTATACGGTAGTTCCAACAGCAAACGCTACTTATTTAACGATGGATCGCGAAGGAATTAGAAGATTAGCGAGTGAAACGCTAAAATTACCTACAGCAAAGTATGCTTTTGCAAATAATATAGAAGAACTGGAAGAAGCCGTACATACTATTGGATTTCCTTGTGTAATTAAGCCGGTTATGAGTTCCTCAGGCAAAGGGCAAAGTATTTGCCGTACTGAGGAGGAAATTGAATCCTCTTGGAAAGAAGCGGTAGATGGAGGAAGAGGAAAGAAAACGCGGGTAATTGTTGAGGAGTTTATTGCATTTGAATCCGAAATAACCCTTTTAACTGTCCGTTCTGTTAGCGGTACAACCTATTGTCCTCCAATTGGCCATACACAGAAAGATGGGGATTATATTGAATCATGGCAGCCTCATTTTATGTCAGCTGAACAATTAGCAGAGGCAGAGGAGATAGCTAAAAAAATAACAGACAGCCTAGGTGGGTATGGATTATTTGGGGTTGAATTATTTTTAACAGCAAACGGTGTCTATTTCAGTGAAGTTTCGCCAAGACCTCATGATACAGGGATGGTTACCATGATTACACAAGACCTATCGGAATTTGCTTTACATGTAAGAGCCATTCTTGGCTACCCGATTACCGGTGTGAAATTATATGCTCCTGGGGCAAGTAAAACAGTAAAGGCAACAAAAGAAAGCGAAACATATGTTATAACTGGAATAAAGGAAGCTTTATCAGTTGAAAATACACAAATTCGTGTGTTTGGTAAACCGAAAACGACAAAAGGAAGAAGAATGGCAGTCGTCTTACATACGAATGAAACGGTTGAATTGGCGTTAGATGGGGTACGAAAAGCAGCAGAACCGCTTGCTATTTCTTATACTTTATAA
- a CDS encoding L-lactate MFS transporter, with translation MKTKNRWLIALAAVGIHISIGSVYAWSVFTKPLESQFNWSLTSISWTFSIAILFLGLSAAFLGHFVEKYGPRAAGRLSAFLFGLGMAGAGFATSIESLPLLYITYGMFGGIGLGVGYITPVSTLVKWFPDRRGLATGLAIMGFGFASMISSPVMNHLISTVGISNTFYILAAVYFVVILCSAQYLEAPPKGYMPKGFKQSVEAGHLKVKEDLSQLTANEAVKTKRFWALWIMLFINITCGIAILAVASPMGQELAGMSVAGAATLVGIMGVFNGAGRIAWATISDYIGRPNVYTLFFAIQVVAFFALPHLHHYLAFSIIVFIIMSCYGGGFASIPAYIGDLFGTKQLGAIHGYILTAWSAAGVAGPSIVSWIRDTTGSYQGTLLVFSCLFIVSLAVSLLIRLDIRRLKEINNSVTESNSF, from the coding sequence ATGAAAACAAAAAATCGTTGGTTAATCGCTTTAGCAGCAGTTGGTATTCATATCTCAATCGGATCTGTCTATGCATGGAGTGTTTTTACAAAACCGCTTGAGTCTCAGTTTAACTGGAGTTTAACGAGTATTTCATGGACATTCAGTATTGCTATCTTATTTTTAGGCTTATCAGCAGCATTTCTTGGGCATTTTGTAGAAAAATATGGTCCCCGTGCCGCTGGTAGACTCTCCGCTTTCTTGTTTGGTTTAGGAATGGCTGGTGCTGGTTTTGCAACAAGTATTGAATCACTGCCTCTTCTGTATATTACATACGGTATGTTTGGCGGAATAGGTTTAGGTGTTGGCTATATTACTCCTGTATCTACATTGGTTAAGTGGTTTCCAGATCGTAGAGGTTTAGCAACTGGGTTAGCTATTATGGGATTCGGTTTTGCCTCCATGATAAGTAGTCCAGTCATGAATCATTTGATTAGCACGGTTGGTATTTCTAATACGTTTTATATTTTAGCAGCAGTATATTTTGTCGTCATTCTTTGCTCCGCACAATATTTAGAAGCACCACCTAAAGGTTATATGCCAAAAGGATTTAAACAATCTGTGGAAGCTGGTCACCTCAAGGTAAAAGAAGATTTGTCTCAGTTAACAGCAAATGAAGCGGTAAAAACGAAGAGATTTTGGGCATTGTGGATCATGTTATTTATCAATATTACTTGTGGGATTGCAATTCTCGCTGTTGCCTCTCCAATGGGACAGGAGTTAGCAGGAATGTCTGTAGCAGGTGCTGCAACACTAGTAGGTATTATGGGCGTATTCAATGGCGCTGGAAGAATTGCTTGGGCAACGATTTCTGATTATATTGGAAGACCAAATGTATACACATTATTTTTTGCAATACAAGTAGTAGCATTCTTTGCGCTTCCTCATTTGCATCATTATCTTGCTTTTTCTATTATTGTGTTTATTATTATGTCTTGTTACGGTGGAGGATTCGCTTCCATACCTGCCTATATTGGCGACTTATTTGGGACAAAGCAACTTGGTGCCATTCACGGTTATATTCTTACTGCATGGTCAGCGGCAGGAGTTGCAGGACCTAGTATTGTGTCATGGATTCGTGATACGACAGGTAGTTATCAAGGAACATTACTAGTTTTCTCTTGTCTATTTATCGTATCCCTTGCTGTTTCCTTATTAATTCGTTTAGATATTCGTAGATTGAAAGAAATAAATAATAGCGTAACGGAAAGCAATAGTTTTTAA
- a CDS encoding AEC family transporter: MENFNTQFLYSVIIIAIGYFFKQKNIIKEKDGEGLARIIFNITLPCLIISTLHNVIIEKSLLMLVFLGLFYGIVISIIGLFLFRKEENKEKGMLGMLIPGFNIGIFAYPLVQGIWGTEGIKYFGMFDIGNAIVTFGISYLIGSYYSKEGTVLSVKHVVSQLGKSIPLMTYVFIFFINITGIHLPHQVIDVTATISKANMPLSLLLLGIYLNFSIEKKYWKGIGRVLGIRYGIGLLLGLLAFFLWPAEDMFRYTILICLILPMASCVLPYSIEFKYNQRFVGTAANLSIVISFFLIWMIGNLIV; this comes from the coding sequence ATGGAGAATTTTAATACCCAGTTTTTGTATTCTGTTATTATCATTGCAATCGGCTATTTCTTTAAACAGAAAAATATTATTAAAGAAAAGGATGGAGAGGGCTTAGCGCGCATAATTTTTAATATCACTTTACCATGTTTGATTATCTCTACCTTACATAATGTAATTATTGAGAAGTCGCTACTTATGCTAGTTTTCCTTGGGTTATTTTATGGAATCGTCATTTCCATCATCGGACTCTTTCTATTTAGAAAGGAAGAAAACAAGGAAAAAGGAATGTTAGGGATGCTCATTCCTGGATTTAATATCGGAATTTTTGCTTATCCTTTAGTTCAAGGAATTTGGGGGACGGAAGGAATAAAGTATTTTGGTATGTTTGATATTGGCAATGCCATTGTAACCTTTGGTATTAGCTATTTAATTGGTAGCTATTATTCAAAAGAGGGGACCGTGCTTAGTGTTAAACATGTAGTAAGTCAGCTAGGTAAATCGATTCCTTTAATGACATATGTGTTCATTTTCTTCATTAATATTACGGGTATCCATTTGCCACATCAAGTAATTGATGTAACGGCTACCATTTCAAAAGCAAATATGCCACTTTCTTTATTATTGCTCGGCATTTATTTGAATTTTTCGATTGAAAAGAAGTATTGGAAAGGTATTGGCAGAGTGCTTGGGATAAGATATGGAATTGGTCTTCTTTTAGGACTACTAGCATTTTTTCTATGGCCAGCTGAAGATATGTTCCGATATACAATCTTAATCTGTTTAATCTTACCGATGGCATCATGTGTTCTTCCATATAGCATTGAGTTTAAATACAATCAACGCTTCGTCGGCACCGCTGCGAACTTATCAATTGTCATTAGTTTTTTCCTAATCTGGATGATTGGTAATTTGATTGTTTAA
- a CDS encoding IS110 family transposase: protein MKIFQNDKEERGKTLELIIALDISMGKSYKVLYDGQTCLSEGEILHNKFGFQALLEEIHSLPEEPKIVFESTGIYSKPVETFCQKNNLTYFLLNPLEAKKQLEQGTLRSWKTDKHDAHKLAQIHPFVDRSEKVQQPEIYTELRDLSRFYQEIEGQIKHTRMYLHHALQVSFPELERFFSSRVTPYALTLIELFPHPELVLQTSRTKIKNLLMKTTHKKISENRAMEKAKLIIEYAQESYPAVSPDSVPTQKVQYYARQLLHLLEEKKMVSEQLIVKARQLSEFQLLTSFPGIGEISAALLIGEIGDLSRFSNHKKVNAFIGIDIRRYQSGKYAGQDHINKRGNPKGRKVLYLIVKNMIRQQKAAPNHIVDYYYKLKKQPQAKKDRVATVACMNKLLKCIYSMVRNNTKYEYSYTVSKDQ, encoded by the coding sequence GTGAAGATCTTTCAAAATGATAAAGAAGAGAGAGGAAAAACATTGGAATTAATTATTGCTTTAGATATTTCTATGGGGAAAAGTTACAAAGTCTTATATGACGGTCAAACATGTCTTTCAGAAGGGGAAATACTTCACAATAAGTTTGGGTTTCAAGCATTACTGGAAGAGATTCATAGCCTTCCAGAAGAACCTAAAATTGTTTTCGAATCAACTGGTATATATTCGAAGCCAGTGGAGACCTTTTGTCAGAAAAACAATTTAACCTATTTCTTATTAAATCCTCTGGAAGCCAAGAAACAACTAGAACAGGGAACACTCAGAAGCTGGAAAACAGACAAACATGATGCCCATAAATTAGCACAAATTCATCCATTTGTGGATCGATCAGAAAAAGTACAACAACCTGAAATTTATACAGAACTTCGTGATCTTTCGCGCTTTTATCAAGAAATAGAAGGACAAATAAAACATACTCGGATGTACTTGCACCATGCACTTCAAGTAAGCTTTCCGGAGCTTGAACGATTCTTTTCCAGTAGAGTAACACCTTATGCTTTAACACTAATAGAGTTATTTCCACATCCTGAATTAGTATTACAGACAAGTAGAACCAAGATTAAAAATTTATTGATGAAAACTACGCATAAGAAGATATCAGAAAATCGAGCTATGGAGAAGGCGAAGTTAATCATTGAATACGCGCAAGAATCTTATCCAGCTGTTTCACCAGATAGTGTTCCAACTCAAAAAGTTCAATATTATGCACGACAACTTCTTCATCTATTAGAGGAGAAAAAAATGGTTTCCGAACAATTAATTGTGAAGGCCCGACAACTTTCGGAATTCCAGTTACTTACTAGCTTTCCTGGCATTGGGGAGATTAGCGCAGCACTCCTTATTGGTGAGATAGGCGATCTGTCACGCTTTTCTAATCATAAAAAAGTGAACGCCTTTATCGGCATAGATATTAGAAGGTATCAATCTGGTAAATATGCAGGTCAAGACCATATCAATAAACGTGGAAATCCAAAAGGAAGAAAAGTCTTATATCTTATCGTTAAGAACATGATACGCCAACAAAAAGCTGCCCCCAATCATATTGTGGATTATTATTATAAATTAAAAAAGCAACCTCAGGCCAAAAAGGACAGGGTTGCCACTGTAGCTTGCATGAACAAGCTATTGAAATGTATCTATTCCATGGTCAGGAACAATACAAAGTACGAATACTCGTACACGGTCTCTAAGGACCAATAA
- a CDS encoding CAP domain-containing protein gives MTKLLKWVLTLLIIYAAYTIFFKEHDNNSIDNQSVTLENNLNQESITSFIQTVTRELESLKSLFQNAQDILPDWNVENKTEEISKPELKTPKDYPFSIYNISLGDDKHTVETTLGTSQRVTANEYGISWFTYHNNYQNFVMVGYDENNKVAALYTNQDLIASNNGIKKGTEKEKVLETLGEPLTELRKGLVFYKMAEDRDYEMFSLDDSYVTVFFDKHENNTVTAIQMVSSSLEENRNEFYVDGTEELKEGFEYQLFDLTNASRVNNHLKPLSWDEAVRETARKHSIDMAENNYFSHTNLDGESPFDRMLNDGIRYSMAGENLAYGQNSSVFAHEGLMNSIGHRENILQKDFASLGVGVAFNDNAQPYYTENFLTK, from the coding sequence ATGACCAAACTATTAAAATGGGTTCTTACCCTTCTTATCATATATGCAGCATATACCATCTTTTTTAAAGAGCATGACAATAATAGCATAGATAATCAATCTGTTACATTGGAAAATAATTTGAATCAAGAATCCATTACTTCCTTTATTCAGACGGTAACGAGAGAGTTAGAAAGTCTCAAATCCCTTTTTCAAAACGCGCAGGACATCCTTCCTGACTGGAATGTGGAAAATAAAACAGAAGAAATAAGCAAACCTGAGTTGAAAACTCCAAAAGATTATCCTTTTTCTATCTATAATATTTCCCTTGGAGATGATAAACATACAGTGGAGACTACTCTTGGCACTTCCCAACGAGTGACAGCTAATGAATATGGAATTTCATGGTTTACTTATCATAACAATTATCAAAACTTTGTAATGGTAGGTTATGATGAAAACAATAAAGTAGCTGCCTTGTACACGAATCAGGATTTAATAGCTTCTAATAATGGCATTAAAAAAGGAACAGAAAAAGAAAAAGTGTTAGAAACATTAGGAGAACCTTTAACAGAGTTAAGAAAAGGACTGGTTTTTTACAAGATGGCGGAAGATAGAGATTATGAGATGTTTTCACTTGATGATTCCTATGTCACTGTATTTTTTGATAAGCATGAAAATAATACAGTAACTGCTATTCAAATGGTCAGCTCTTCTTTAGAAGAAAATCGCAACGAGTTTTATGTGGATGGAACAGAGGAACTAAAAGAAGGCTTCGAATATCAATTATTTGATTTAACGAATGCGAGTCGTGTAAATAACCATTTAAAGCCTTTATCATGGGATGAAGCAGTAAGAGAAACCGCCCGGAAGCATAGTATAGACATGGCAGAAAATAATTATTTTAGCCATACAAATCTTGATGGGGAATCCCCATTTGATCGTATGCTTAATGATGGTATTCGCTACAGCATGGCCGGCGAGAATTTAGCATACGGCCAAAACAGCAGTGTTTTTGCACATGAAGGCTTAATGAATTCCATTGGACATCGTGAAAATATCCTTCAAAAGGATTTTGCCTCCTTAGGCGTCGGCGTAGCGTTTAATGACAATGCCCAACCATACTATACAGAAAACTTCCTAACAAAATAA